A genomic region of Dethiosulfovibrio salsuginis contains the following coding sequences:
- a CDS encoding TackOD1 domain-containing metal-binding protein, which produces MDREVAALKEFRMVRLLGDNGTVFQSQSWMTDCRSMEDLLGEAGSSNGVILDGDISKETVLTVIQRLRNAPATCFKPIFCSNSVDESLVYLTDGAIDSTDKARALALEMEKLSEEIDLDSLKDSRDFRLLAYLVSRPKGLNPVLRPFTHDVYGFPMADMIGGGEDSVQWLKNLRDRGALTLGSLVDRIRLCPKCSCTHLNYIDVCPSCGSIDIAPKEFIHCFTCGRVGPEEDFLQESGYRCPFCSTHLRHLGSDYDHPLESFVCNDCGHRFVEADVVVDCFCCRARSRTDELLVDAIRVFRISEKGKTAARTGSIEDVYALLDRLNYVVPAYFDQLLDWMILLNRRYPDEVFSLLGVRFANLDRISDSIGRQRTTQMMDAIAGRLRELIRSTDISTRTGTGLLWLLLPRTDSEGASVLEGRILELADMVDGSIKPDLRSIRITVPEDIEDGLRAKNLMTRLTGELEG; this is translated from the coding sequence ATGGATCGAGAGGTGGCTGCCTTGAAGGAGTTCAGGATGGTAAGGCTTTTAGGGGATAACGGCACGGTCTTTCAATCTCAGAGCTGGATGACCGACTGTAGGTCCATGGAGGATCTACTAGGTGAAGCAGGTTCCTCCAACGGGGTGATCCTTGACGGCGATATCTCTAAAGAGACGGTTTTAACGGTTATCCAGAGATTGAGGAATGCTCCTGCGACCTGCTTTAAACCCATATTTTGTTCTAACTCGGTGGACGAGAGCCTGGTTTACCTGACCGATGGGGCGATTGACTCTACGGATAAGGCGAGGGCTTTGGCCCTCGAGATGGAGAAGCTTTCGGAGGAAATCGACCTGGACAGCCTCAAAGACAGCAGGGACTTTCGCCTTCTGGCCTATCTGGTCTCCCGACCTAAGGGACTGAACCCCGTCCTCAGGCCCTTTACCCACGACGTCTACGGCTTCCCTATGGCTGACATGATAGGAGGCGGGGAAGACTCGGTTCAGTGGCTTAAGAACCTCAGAGACAGAGGGGCCCTGACCCTTGGATCGCTGGTTGACAGGATAAGGCTCTGCCCGAAATGCAGCTGTACCCATCTGAACTATATCGACGTGTGCCCAAGCTGTGGGAGCATAGACATAGCCCCTAAAGAGTTCATCCACTGCTTTACCTGCGGCAGGGTGGGGCCGGAGGAGGATTTTCTTCAGGAGTCGGGATACCGCTGTCCCTTCTGTAGCACCCACCTTCGCCATCTGGGATCGGACTACGACCATCCCCTTGAGAGCTTCGTCTGCAACGACTGCGGTCATCGCTTTGTCGAGGCCGACGTGGTGGTCGACTGCTTCTGTTGTCGGGCCCGCTCCAGGACCGACGAGCTTCTGGTGGATGCCATAAGGGTATTTAGGATATCGGAGAAGGGAAAGACCGCCGCCAGGACGGGATCCATAGAGGACGTCTATGCCCTGCTAGATCGGCTTAACTACGTTGTTCCCGCCTACTTCGATCAGCTTCTCGACTGGATGATCCTCCTGAACAGGCGATATCCCGATGAGGTGTTTTCCCTATTGGGAGTGAGGTTTGCCAACCTGGACCGGATATCCGATTCCATAGGCAGGCAGAGGACAACCCAGATGATGGACGCAATAGCAGGTAGGCTGAGAGAGCTCATAAGGAGCACCGATATCTCCACCAGGACAGGCACAGGGCTGCTCTGGCTGCTCCTCCCCAGAACTGACTCGGAAGGTGCCTCGGTACTGGAAGGCAGGATACTTGAACTGGCGGACATGGTCGATGGATCCATAAAGCCCGATCTGCGATCCATAAGGATAACCGTACCGGAGGATATCGAGGACGGGTTGAGGGCCAAGAACCTGATGACTCGCCTCACAGGGGAGCTCGAGGGCTGA
- a CDS encoding HlyD family secretion protein — MRVRYTPSESKDPLQDRGVKIPYAPAKRVFPKWRWYLVVLIVSSPLWFFLAKVGLGLVWATSPGIVYMDKTPINSPMSGVIYKVYLREGQKILSGDLMAKIGDPLLDVKRKPLLAEREGLLRYPPVGSASAPIRQAVSLSEKLLNQEKAYLSRIQRLIDQGAATLADLNEALGRVNRAESDLLRARADLALAQVPSAEYRSQMIRLSQIEGELAAMDRLMEDIDLASPISGVVLELFVVENQPLAQGAPMAVVADPHTASIVTFLDPRDLGMVEGGDSIKVRFPGGTTVDAYMDGRPSLAQPTPSSLSTPLTDIRQSVRLKLRTAVPIPDLFLVEGLPVTVHWGARWKWIERWLP, encoded by the coding sequence ATGAGGGTTAGATATACTCCTTCCGAGTCCAAAGACCCTCTACAGGACCGAGGGGTCAAGATCCCCTACGCTCCCGCTAAGAGGGTGTTTCCCAAGTGGCGATGGTATCTGGTTGTCCTCATAGTCTCCAGTCCTCTTTGGTTTTTCCTCGCTAAGGTGGGCTTAGGACTTGTATGGGCGACCTCTCCGGGGATAGTCTATATGGACAAGACGCCGATAAACAGCCCTATGTCCGGGGTTATCTACAAGGTCTACCTTCGGGAGGGGCAGAAGATCCTCTCCGGCGACCTTATGGCAAAAATAGGCGATCCTCTGCTGGACGTAAAAAGAAAGCCCCTTCTGGCGGAAAGAGAGGGGCTCCTGAGATATCCCCCTGTCGGATCTGCCTCGGCGCCGATAAGACAGGCGGTGTCCCTTTCGGAAAAGCTTTTAAACCAGGAGAAGGCCTATCTCTCCCGAATTCAGAGGTTGATCGATCAGGGGGCGGCCACTTTAGCCGATCTAAACGAGGCTCTAGGCAGGGTAAACAGGGCGGAGAGCGATCTCCTGAGAGCTAGAGCCGACTTGGCCCTCGCTCAGGTCCCCTCAGCGGAGTATAGGTCTCAGATGATAAGGCTTTCTCAGATAGAGGGAGAGTTAGCGGCTATGGATAGATTGATGGAGGATATAGATCTCGCCTCTCCTATTTCAGGGGTAGTCCTCGAGCTTTTCGTGGTTGAGAACCAGCCACTGGCTCAGGGAGCGCCAATGGCGGTCGTAGCCGATCCTCATACCGCCTCTATCGTGACCTTTCTGGACCCTAGAGATCTGGGAATGGTGGAGGGAGGAGACTCTATAAAAGTGAGGTTCCCTGGAGGAACTACGGTAGACGCCTATATGGACGGCAGGCCCTCACTAGCTCAGCCGACCCCCTCATCCCTGTCGACCCCTCTGACGGATATCAGGCAGTCGGTAAGGCTCAAGCTCAGGACCGCGGTCCCTATACCTGACCTCTTTCTAGTCGAAGGGCTTCCTGTCACGGTCCACTGGGGAGCCCGTTGGAAATGGATCGAGAGGTGGCTGCCTTGA